The Candidatus Zixiibacteriota bacterium genome has a window encoding:
- a CDS encoding PspC domain-containing protein yields MKRLYRSIEDRKIAGICGGIGEMLEVDPTLVRLITIVLAISTAIFPTVIVYFVSCLFIPNAVPKNTHVKDGAATG; encoded by the coding sequence ATGAAAAGATTATATCGTTCGATAGAAGATCGCAAAATTGCTGGGATTTGTGGCGGGATCGGTGAGATGCTCGAAGTCGATCCGACGCTGGTACGATTGATAACAATTGTCCTGGCAATCAGCACCGCTATATTTCCAACGGTGATCGTTTATTTTGTTAGCTGTCTATTCATTCCCAACGCCGTCCCAAAGAACACCCACGTCAAAGACGGTGCCGCAACGGGGTAA
- the prfA gene encoding peptide chain release factor 1: MLELLDKIDERYDAVGVELSSPEVLASPSKLKSLAREHRHLEEIKRIGDAYRKLIKDINEAREIIQADEDADLVEMATTELEENESRQKEIEDKLRILLLPRDPNDDKNVLVEIRAGTGGEEAALFAADLYRMYSRYAEDQGWKVELLSGNPTGIGGLKEIVFGINGDSAYSLLKFESGVHRVQRVPSTESSGRIHTSAASVAVLPEAEDVDIEIKESELKVDVYRSSGPGGQSVNTTDSAVRITHLPTGLVVTCQDEKSQLKNKTKAMKVLRARLLDKAIREQQNKIAADRKSMVGSGDRSAKIRTYNFPQGRVTDHRINLTLYKLQAILDGDLSETIEALRKHEQEHQLAVAGMAK; the protein is encoded by the coding sequence ATGCTGGAGTTACTCGATAAAATAGATGAACGATACGACGCGGTCGGAGTGGAATTATCTTCGCCCGAGGTTCTTGCCAGTCCGAGCAAATTGAAAAGTCTGGCGCGCGAACACCGTCATCTCGAGGAGATAAAACGAATCGGCGACGCATATCGAAAATTAATAAAAGACATCAATGAAGCGCGCGAGATTATTCAGGCCGATGAAGACGCCGATTTGGTTGAGATGGCAACGACCGAACTGGAAGAAAACGAATCCCGGCAAAAAGAGATTGAAGATAAGCTGCGGATACTTCTTCTTCCCCGTGACCCCAATGACGATAAAAACGTTTTAGTCGAGATTCGGGCCGGGACCGGCGGCGAGGAAGCGGCTCTTTTCGCGGCCGATTTATACCGTATGTATTCCCGGTATGCCGAAGACCAGGGCTGGAAGGTAGAACTATTATCCGGCAACCCGACCGGAATCGGCGGCCTGAAAGAAATAGTCTTCGGCATCAACGGCGATAGCGCCTACTCACTTTTGAAATTTGAATCGGGCGTGCATCGGGTCCAGAGAGTACCTTCCACCGAAAGCTCGGGCCGAATCCATACCTCGGCGGCGTCGGTAGCGGTTCTTCCCGAAGCCGAGGATGTCGATATCGAGATTAAAGAATCCGAATTGAAAGTGGATGTATATCGTTCGTCCGGTCCGGGCGGGCAGTCGGTCAACACTACCGATTCGGCCGTGCGTATCACGCACCTTCCGACAGGTTTGGTTGTCACCTGTCAGGATGAAAAATCTCAATTGAAAAATAAAACCAAAGCTATGAAAGTTTTGCGAGCGAGGCTTCTTGACAAGGCAATCCGAGAGCAACAGAATAAAATCGCCGCCGACCGCAAATCGATGGTCGGTTCGGGTGACCGCTCGGCCAAAATTCGGACGTATAATTTCCCTCAGGGGCGCGTTACCGATCATCGGATAAATCTGACGCTGTACAAATTGCAGGCTATCCTTGACGGCGATTTGAGTGAAACGATTGAGGCTTTGCGCAAACACGAGCAGGAACATCAACTGGCCGTGGCAGGGATGGCTAAATAA
- the rpmE gene encoding 50S ribosomal protein L31 has translation MKPKIHPKYEPTTITCACGAVIETRSTLKDIKVEICSDCHPFFTGKQKLVDTAGRVERFRRKYKLDKKK, from the coding sequence ATGAAACCGAAAATTCATCCCAAGTATGAACCGACCACAATCACCTGTGCCTGCGGAGCAGTGATTGAAACCCGTTCGACTCTCAAGGATATCAAGGTGGAAATCTGCTCCGATTGCCATCCGTTTTTCACCGGTAAGCAGAAACTGGTCGATACGGCCGGTCGCGTCGAGCGTTTCCGTCGGAAATATAAACTGGACAAGAAAAAATAA
- a CDS encoding deoxyribonuclease IV has translation MSILGAHMSIAGGVFNAPHHGLEATCDAIQIFTKSSNQWKAKPLTDDDIEKFYEAQQETGVKVVCAHDSYLINLASPDDTLFEKSSNGFAEEMKRCDMLGIENLVMHPGSHVGSGEEVGLKRIADAFNKIMNTDLNGKVTICLETTAGQGTNLGYTFEQLARIIDLTENKDRIGLCLDTCHIFAAGYPFSTEKDYKASIKDFDNIIGLDRLKIIHFNDSKKDFGAKVDRHEHIGKGFIGKEPFGFFLNDRRLKKVPMILETPKESAKEDIENLKILRSLIKKKKAKK, from the coding sequence ATGTCGATTCTCGGTGCGCACATGTCTATCGCCGGTGGCGTCTTCAACGCCCCGCATCACGGGCTCGAAGCTACCTGTGATGCAATCCAGATATTCACCAAATCCTCCAATCAATGGAAAGCCAAACCATTGACCGATGATGATATCGAAAAATTCTACGAAGCTCAACAAGAAACCGGCGTCAAAGTCGTCTGCGCCCACGACAGCTATTTGATAAATCTGGCTTCGCCGGATGATACACTATTTGAAAAATCATCAAACGGTTTCGCCGAAGAAATGAAACGATGCGATATGCTCGGTATCGAGAACCTCGTCATGCATCCCGGCTCTCATGTCGGTTCCGGCGAAGAAGTCGGGTTAAAACGAATTGCCGACGCTTTCAATAAAATCATGAACACCGACCTAAACGGCAAAGTGACCATCTGTCTCGAAACTACCGCCGGGCAGGGCACGAACCTGGGATACACGTTCGAGCAACTCGCCCGAATTATCGACCTGACCGAAAATAAAGATCGGATAGGCCTCTGCCTCGATACCTGTCACATCTTCGCCGCCGGTTACCCGTTCTCGACTGAAAAAGATTACAAGGCATCCATCAAAGATTTCGACAATATTATTGGACTGGACCGGCTCAAAATCATACATTTTAATGACTCCAAAAAGGACTTCGGCGCCAAGGTTGACCGTCATGAACATATCGGGAAAGGATTTATTGGCAAGGAGCCGTTTGGATTTTTCCTGAATGACCGTCGTTTGAAAAAAGTCCCCATGATTTTGGAAACGCCTAAAGAATCGGCTAAAGAAGATATTGAAAATCTGAAAATCCTCAGGTCGCTGATAAAAAAGAAGAAAGCCAAAAAGTGA
- a CDS encoding DUF1385 domain-containing protein gives MPDLAVGGQAVIEGVMMRSDDRIATAVRIPSGEIKVKTDKYISLTKRKKILGWPIIRGAVSFIEMLIIGIKSLNFSADVAVTEIEKEEAAKNGEVYKEKEKKKSNTLVLAGTVVFALALGITIFFFLPLVISSLLHVKKDALLFNIVAGIIRVIFFIMYVWGISFIADFKRVFAYHGAEHKSIFAFESGARMSPEDVSSYPRRHPRCGTSFILIVAIFAILIYSISDTIYAIVTGEAPGLMKRFGIHFSLLPLVAGASYELLKLSGKTRDSKITRLLIAPGLWLQSITTKEPTTDQIEVAIVALESAMNIENSELSVKRVQVPAT, from the coding sequence ATGCCGGATTTGGCGGTGGGCGGACAAGCTGTAATCGAAGGCGTAATGATGAGGTCGGATGACCGCATCGCCACGGCGGTACGTATTCCTTCCGGTGAAATCAAGGTCAAAACCGATAAATATATTTCTCTGACCAAACGTAAAAAGATATTAGGCTGGCCGATCATCCGGGGAGCCGTTTCGTTCATTGAAATGCTGATTATCGGCATCAAATCATTGAATTTTTCGGCGGATGTCGCGGTTACGGAAATCGAAAAAGAAGAAGCCGCCAAAAACGGCGAAGTTTACAAAGAAAAAGAAAAGAAAAAATCGAATACTCTGGTTTTGGCCGGAACGGTTGTCTTCGCCCTGGCGCTGGGGATTACGATCTTTTTCTTTCTGCCTCTGGTAATTTCTTCCCTTCTTCATGTAAAGAAAGACGCGCTGTTATTTAACATCGTTGCCGGAATTATTCGCGTAATATTTTTTATTATGTATGTCTGGGGAATCTCATTTATCGCTGATTTTAAACGGGTTTTCGCTTATCATGGAGCCGAGCATAAATCGATTTTCGCTTTTGAATCGGGGGCCAGAATGTCTCCGGAAGATGTCAGTTCTTACCCCCGTCGTCATCCCCGTTGCGGAACAAGTTTTATATTGATCGTCGCGATTTTTGCCATTCTTATTTATTCTATCTCGGATACGATTTACGCAATTGTAACGGGAGAAGCGCCTGGGCTGATGAAGCGGTTCGGCATTCATTTTTCGCTTCTGCCTCTGGTGGCCGGGGCGTCATACGAATTGTTGAAGCTGTCAGGCAAAACCCGCGATTCCAAAATTACCAGGCTTCTGATCGCTCCCGGTTTATGGCTGCAAAGTATCACCACCAAAGAACCGACAACTGACCAGATCGAAGTCGCTATCGTCGCGTTGGAATCGGCCATGAATATTGAGAATTCGGAGCTATCGGTCAAACGAGTCCAGGTCCCCGCGACTTAG
- a CDS encoding DUF933 domain-containing protein: MKIGIIGLPQSGKTTIFNAAAGKSEAVGDFSKASHRAIIKVPDARLDKLSELVRPKKTTYAEIDYLDITAFSGKGKNTDASTLNIPDDLRYADALMVVINCYAPDCTPKKNFGLFLDEMMLSDQVIIERNIEKKERTAKLTGDKTLQGEVETLRKCLGNLENETPLSETGLEENEEKLLRGYRFLSQKPLLVVLNISEDDIGNESKWLDLFKDREIPGIREFVAICGKIEMEIGSLDPEDRDAFLSDLGIKQPAMELLIQKSYSLLGLISFFTLSDPEVRAWTISSGTNARKAAGAVHTDMERGFIRAEVIKYDDFAECGSMAASKNAGKYRLEGKDYIVQDGDVILFRFNI, encoded by the coding sequence GTGAAAATTGGAATTATCGGCCTGCCGCAGTCAGGCAAAACGACCATATTCAACGCCGCCGCCGGAAAATCCGAAGCGGTTGGCGATTTCTCCAAAGCCTCACACCGTGCGATTATCAAAGTCCCCGATGCCCGCCTCGATAAATTGTCTGAGCTTGTTCGACCAAAAAAGACAACTTACGCCGAAATTGATTATCTCGACATTACCGCCTTTTCCGGCAAAGGCAAAAATACCGACGCGTCAACGTTAAATATCCCCGATGATCTGCGCTATGCCGATGCTCTCATGGTCGTCATCAATTGTTATGCCCCCGACTGTACGCCCAAAAAAAACTTCGGGCTTTTTCTCGATGAGATGATGCTTTCCGACCAGGTGATTATCGAGCGCAATATTGAGAAAAAAGAACGTACCGCCAAACTGACCGGTGATAAGACTCTTCAGGGTGAAGTCGAAACTCTGAGAAAATGCCTCGGCAATCTCGAAAATGAAACGCCGCTTTCCGAAACGGGACTGGAAGAGAACGAGGAAAAGCTTCTGCGGGGATATCGCTTCCTGTCGCAGAAACCTCTTCTGGTGGTGCTCAATATTTCCGAAGATGATATCGGTAATGAATCGAAATGGCTGGATTTATTTAAAGACCGAGAAATTCCGGGCATTAGAGAATTTGTCGCCATCTGCGGTAAGATAGAAATGGAAATCGGTTCGCTTGACCCCGAAGACCGCGACGCCTTCCTGTCCGATCTGGGCATAAAACAACCTGCGATGGAATTATTGATTCAAAAATCATACAGCCTCCTGGGATTGATTTCGTTTTTCACCCTCAGTGATCCGGAAGTCCGAGCATGGACTATCTCAAGCGGCACCAATGCCCGCAAGGCCGCCGGAGCGGTTCACACTGACATGGAGCGAGGATTTATTCGGGCCGAAGTTATCAAATATGATGATTTTGCAGAATGCGGCTCAATGGCGGCTTCCAAAAACGCCGGGAAGTACCGGCTGGAAGGCAAAGACTATATTGTTCAGGATGGAGACGTTATTCTCTTCCGTTTCAATATCTAA
- the murQ gene encoding N-acetylmuramic acid 6-phosphate etherase: MSDKARKLLGHLKQLETESSNPKSFNIDRLPVVDICRIINQEDQTVAGAVAEQIPQIARTAEEVANVIRNGGQIFYIGAGTSGRLGVLDAAEIPPTFGADPSLFTGVIAGGRDTLVLSKEGVEDETEQAKIDLVKFNFSKDDMLIGLAASIKTPYTIAGIEYAKSVGAATAFIICNNANSLEIKPDFLIQLIVGPEVITGSTRMKSGTAQKMTLNMISTAAMVLLGKCYGNLMVDLKATSNKLKARSRKILIELLDIDYDQADKLLEASSGSVKVAIAMQTLGIDKSEAKKQLEKSGGYLWKLLEE, translated from the coding sequence ATGAGCGACAAAGCGAGAAAACTCCTTGGTCACCTGAAACAACTCGAAACCGAAAGCTCCAATCCCAAATCTTTTAATATCGACCGCCTTCCGGTGGTCGATATATGCCGGATAATTAATCAGGAAGATCAAACCGTCGCTGGTGCCGTTGCCGAACAAATCCCTCAAATCGCCCGAACGGCTGAAGAAGTCGCCAATGTCATTCGAAATGGCGGGCAAATATTCTATATCGGAGCCGGAACTTCGGGAAGATTGGGCGTTCTTGATGCCGCCGAAATACCGCCTACTTTTGGAGCCGACCCATCTCTATTCACCGGCGTTATCGCCGGAGGCAGAGATACGCTGGTACTATCAAAAGAGGGAGTCGAAGACGAAACCGAACAGGCCAAAATCGATTTGGTGAAATTCAATTTTTCTAAGGACGATATGCTGATTGGCTTAGCCGCTTCGATTAAGACACCCTATACAATCGCAGGAATCGAGTATGCAAAATCTGTCGGAGCGGCAACGGCTTTTATCATCTGCAATAATGCCAATTCATTGGAAATTAAACCCGATTTTCTTATTCAGCTAATAGTTGGCCCGGAGGTAATTACCGGATCAACCCGGATGAAATCCGGGACAGCCCAAAAGATGACGCTGAACATGATTTCAACCGCGGCCATGGTACTTTTGGGAAAATGTTACGGCAACCTGATGGTGGATTTGAAGGCGACCTCGAATAAACTCAAAGCCCGGTCTCGCAAGATTTTGATAGAGCTTCTCGATATTGACTATGACCAGGCCGATAAGTTACTGGAAGCATCCAGCGGTTCGGTTAAAGTCGCTATTGCCATGCAGACCCTCGGGATTGACAAATCCGAGGCCAAAAAACAGCTCGAAAAATCCGGCGGCTATCTCTGGAAATTACTCGAAGAATAG